CGCATCGCCCAGGCGCGTGCGGTGCCGATCCCCGTCTATGCCGAGATGAGCAGCATCAATCCGGTCTACGTGCTGCCCGATGCGTTGACCGCCCGGGGCGACGCCATCGCGCGCGGCTTCGTCGAATCGCTCACACTCGGCGTGGGTCAGTTCTGCACGAATCCTGGGCTCGTGCTCGGCCTCGCGGGCGACGCGCTCGAGCGCTTCTGCCGCACGGCCACCGAAGCGCTCGCCGCCAAGGCGGCGGGCACCATGCTCACGCCAGGGATTCACCAGGCGTACGGCAAGGGTGTCGCGCGCCTGGAAAACGAAGCCGGCGTGACGCTGCTCGGCCGTGGTCAGGCAGGGGCGGGTTGTCAGGGACAGGCAGCGCTCTTTCGCACGACGGCGGCCGAGTTTCTCGCCAACCCGGTGCTGCACGATGAAGTCTTCGGCCCGTCCTCGGTCGTGATCGCATGCGACACGGTCGACGAAATGATCGCCATCACCGAACGGCTCGAAGGTCAGCTCACCGCAACGTTGCAGCTCGACGCGAGCGACACCGACACGGCGCGGCGCCTGTTGCCGAGCCTGGAGCGGCGCGCCGGACGCATTCTCGCCAACGGTTTCCCGACCGGCGTCGAAGTGTGTCATGCGATGGTGCACGGCGGCCCATTCCCCGCGACGTCGAACGCCATGTTCACGTCGGTCGGTGCGACCGCCATCGACCGGTTCCTGCGTCCGGTTTGCTATCAGGACCTGCCCGATTCGCTATTACCCGATGCACTGCGCGAAGGCAATCCGCTCGGCCTCTGGCGCCTGCGCGACGGCGAACTCTCGCAAGCCTGACCTCACGCACGAGGCAGCAAAGACAAACGCCCTCGCATCGAGGGCGTTTGTCATGGTTCGATGAAATGCGCGCGGCGATCGATCAGGACGCCGGCGTCCGTCGATCCGTCTCCATCAGCAAACCGTAGAGCGGTGTGACAGGCCCGTCGGCCAGTTCCCTCGCCACGGCCTTGAGATCGACCGAACCCGGCGCGCCGATCAACGCGTAGCCGATCTGCGCCTTGCGCCACGTCACCACGCCCATTTGCTCGATCCGCTGCTCGGTCACGCCCTGATCGGGACGTGCGTCGTGCACCAGACACAGCGCGACGGGATCGCCATGCTCCGGCAGATAGACCATCTGCACGAGCGCGCGATCCTGCCAACGCAGGCGCTGCACGCGCTTGAACATCAAGCCTTGCGCGCGCAGGTCCGGCACGCGGATGTCGAGCTTGTCATCGCGACGAATGCCGGTCACGGTGCGTTCCGTATCGTTCTCGTCCACGCGCAGCGACGCGACCGTGTCCCGCACGTACATCTGCTGGTATTCGGCGGCCGCGCGCACCCACGTCACCCCTTGAGGTGACTTCGGCGGCGCAGCGGATGCACTCGCAAGGCTCCCTTCGCCTCCGCCCGCCCCGTGCATCACATTGGGCAGCGAAGACAGCACGGGCAACGCGACGGCGCTTGCCGCCACGCCAGCCGCGAATGCGGCGGCGAGCCACCATGCACGCACGCGTCGGCCGGTCGAACCGTCATTCGCCGCCGGGGCGCCGTAGACACCGTCGACGCGAGCGCCAGGCACATTCGGCGCCTTCACATCCATTGCGACGCCGATCGCATGCGCCGCATCGGTCCGTTGCTGCGCATGCGTGCGAAGCAGCGCATCGATATTCGCGACGAGGCGCTCGGGCAGCGCCGGCATCGCCTGCGCCGCGAACGTCTCGCGATACGGCAGACGCGAGGCGCGCAGCGACGCGACGACATCGGCCAGATCGGGCGATGCCGCGATGGCGGCTTCCACCTCGGCCCGCTGTTCGACGGGCAGTTCATCGTCGACGTACGCGAGCAGGCGGATATCGTCTTCGTTCATCACGCGTCCTCCCCACGTGCGCCGGTGGCCGGATCGACGCCGTCAATGCGTCCGTTGCGGTCTTCGCCGACATTGTGATGGGGCCTGGCTTCAGGGTTGCGGAACTGGTCGCCGATCGTGCGACGCGCCCGCGACAGGCGACTCATGACGGTACCGACCGGCACGTCGAGCACCAGCGCGGCCTCCTGATAGCTCAGCCCTTCGACCGCCACGAGCAGCATCACGAGGCGCTGCGCTTCGGGCAGACGATCGACCGCGCCGAAGACCTGGTGGTAGCTCACCAGGTCTTCGGGTGTGGACGCATGGAGATCGGGAACGGTTTCGACATCGGCGTCGTCCCACGCGAGGCTGCCACGCAAACGGACGCGGCGCGCGCGAATCTCGTCGATCCACGTGGTGTGCATGATGCGATACATCCAGCTCAACGCCGAGGTGCCCGGTTGCCACTGGTGCTCGCGCTCCAGCGCATGCACGCAGGCGCGTTGCACGAGATCCTCGGCGTCGTGGCGGTCTCCGGCAATGCGCAGCGAGAACGCCCAGAGGCGTGGTAGCAAGCCCGGAAGCAAGCTGGGTAAATCCTGACCGGTCATCGGCGAATTTCCTGGCGGAGGGTGCGCAATGGCGAGCCCGTCCGAAGCCTCGCCGACGCGAATCGCCGGCGGTTGCCGCGAAATTATACTGAGCCGCTGCGAGTTTGCACTCCGTGCACGACTTGCATTACGCCGCCCGGCCTGCCAGCCCGTCCGCATCCTCTCGCCCCTCGTGCCCTTGCTCGCTTCCTGCGCTATGTCCCGCGCAATGTCCCGCGCGTTGCATCAAGTCAGGGCTTGACGACGTGCCACACGTCCTTGAAGCCGTCGCCCTTCTTGTCGCCGGCGGCCGCGTCGTTCTTGAACAGGTACACCGGCTTGCCCTTGTAGGCCCACTGCATCTTG
The Pandoraea pulmonicola DNA segment above includes these coding regions:
- a CDS encoding aldehyde dehydrogenase (NADP(+)), translated to MQITGEMLIGRADVRGGAGTLEAFDPARGEPLTPTFGAGTAQDVERACELARAAFDPFRALPLATRAAFLEAVAQAILDLGDGLIERAHAETGLPVARLQGERARTVGQLRMFARVVRDGHFLDAAIDPAQPAREPLPRSDLRLAKIGLGPVAVFGASNFPLAFSVAGGDTASAFAAGCPVIVKAHSAHLGTSELVARAVRSAVQQQGLPEGVFSLLVGERAVGEALVAHPAIAAVGFTGSRTGGLALQRIAQARAVPIPVYAEMSSINPVYVLPDALTARGDAIARGFVESLTLGVGQFCTNPGLVLGLAGDALERFCRTATEALAAKAAGTMLTPGIHQAYGKGVARLENEAGVTLLGRGQAGAGCQGQAALFRTTAAEFLANPVLHDEVFGPSSVVIACDTVDEMIAITERLEGQLTATLQLDASDTDTARRLLPSLERRAGRILANGFPTGVEVCHAMVHGGPFPATSNAMFTSVGATAIDRFLRPVCYQDLPDSLLPDALREGNPLGLWRLRDGELSQA
- a CDS encoding anti-sigma factor family protein, with translation MNEDDIRLLAYVDDELPVEQRAEVEAAIAASPDLADVVASLRASRLPYRETFAAQAMPALPERLVANIDALLRTHAQQRTDAAHAIGVAMDVKAPNVPGARVDGVYGAPAANDGSTGRRVRAWWLAAAFAAGVAASAVALPVLSSLPNVMHGAGGGEGSLASASAAPPKSPQGVTWVRAAAEYQQMYVRDTVASLRVDENDTERTVTGIRRDDKLDIRVPDLRAQGLMFKRVQRLRWQDRALVQMVYLPEHGDPVALCLVHDARPDQGVTEQRIEQMGVVTWRKAQIGYALIGAPGSVDLKAVARELADGPVTPLYGLLMETDRRTPAS
- a CDS encoding RNA polymerase sigma factor; the protein is MTGQDLPSLLPGLLPRLWAFSLRIAGDRHDAEDLVQRACVHALEREHQWQPGTSALSWMYRIMHTTWIDEIRARRVRLRGSLAWDDADVETVPDLHASTPEDLVSYHQVFGAVDRLPEAQRLVMLLVAVEGLSYQEAALVLDVPVGTVMSRLSRARRTIGDQFRNPEARPHHNVGEDRNGRIDGVDPATGARGEDA